A genomic window from Salvia hispanica cultivar TCC Black 2014 chromosome 5, UniMelb_Shisp_WGS_1.0, whole genome shotgun sequence includes:
- the LOC125189108 gene encoding dual specificity protein phosphatase PHS1 isoform X2, whose protein sequence is MASHSNSSPPKERDGMAADDQKDETRFNYHKEEEDREIDLAGTEPETPLPLTVTSRVLYMLGDITAGPAYRFAQWLELVRKRSSKYRASGFPHRPHHTESMPLSLEEYNVDLKTSPPEQATEISLWDRLGKSDMLDIDSSSFSWNTLSSLHHTEHSSSTEQSEDEMTRPLEVTVNSGGVVFFALFNQPEHDESSPKEAAAVIKFASSRMATQSERLGYEFAKWLGVKTPQARVIHNASPEWQQIKEAAEKAKDSAVAEGDEIGEMTCSELLEALELSRCLLVMNYVHGSPLLETSNAFESREVAEKTGSALGRILMLDLVIRNEDRLPCRHLRWRGNTANLLWAEKAAGANMDALELAFDSAINRYRPKVIRALQKERRATSIDSSRLSPPQPALVSQSSDVSDILESPKSSNMSVKSLSLNESGCNDLHILAIDSGVPRRPPAGKRTNDQANYPKLVELLINSSEYASQLLNEITSGKLGTSPENADVTTDIREYEMTSVVQSFRSGFRAALRDLQGFHIFLLTLHQKLDGLLRIFLNIVNKSTCGDLDKEDLVVPESPSHAHFLPSPSRDRGSSDNTSDVNESESQRVGPRQPSSGFRESLDSCSPISRDNWHGKSGRGSGEPLRSLRLTSKLRDFHKFAKMDAELNKELEQWTDMLKNDAIKLCQENNFTTGFFEGSDSNYMVDAYELKVRLEHILERIGLISEAANTEKPSPISGSLFIGKSRSATLILAYLMLRKNFTLSQAWNALKRAHRRAQPNDGFARILLDLDQKLHGKVSMEWQHRRPMMKVCPICGKNAGLSSSSLKLHLQKVHKKLSSGSVDSAMTMEIQKALDALKISRGGSVSPTQRQSPSMTEE, encoded by the exons ATGGCTTCTCACTCCAATTCCTCACCACCAAAGGAGAGAGATGGAATGGCCGCTGATGATCAAAAGGACGAAACACGATTCAATTATCAt AAAGAGGAGGAAGACAGAGAGATTGATCTGGCAGGCACCGAGCCTGAAACCCCCTTGCCCCTTACTGTCACTTCAAGG GTACTGTATATGTTAGGGGATATTACAGCAGGTCCTGCTTATAGGTTTGCACAATGGCTTGAGCTTGTTCGCAAGCGCAGCAGTAAGTATCGGGCCTCAGGGTTTCCTCACCGGCCTCATCACACTGAGAGCATGCCCTTAAG TTTAGAAGAATATAACGTTGATTTAAAAACATCCCCACCTGAGCAAGCCACAGAAATCAGCTTGTGGGACAGACTTGGTAAATCTGACATGTTAGACATTGATTCAAGCTCCTTCTCCTGGAACACACTTTCTTCGCTTCACCATACGGAGCATAGCAGCAGTACAGAGCAGTCTGAGGATGAAATGACCAGACCACTGGAG GTCACCGTTAATTCTGGCGGAGTTGTTTTTTTCGCGCTATTTAACCAACCAGAACATGATGAGTCTTCTCCCAAGGAAGCTGCGGCAGTCATAAAATTTGCATCATCAAGGATGGCTACCCAATCGGAGAGACTTGGCTATGAATTTGCTAAGTGGCTAGGTGTCAAAACTCCACAA GCTAGGGTCATTCATAATGCCAGCCCTGAATGGCAGCAAATAAAGGAAGCTgcagaaaaagcaaaagattCTGCCGTTGCAGAAGGGGATGAAATTGGTGAAATGACTTGTTCAGAACTTCTGGAAGCTCTTGAGCTTAGTCGCTGCCTTCTGGTGATGAA TTATGTCCATGGATCTCCGTTATTGGAAACCTCAAATGCTTTTGAGTCACGAGAAGTTGCAGAAAAGACTGGATCAGCGCTTGGCAGGATTTTGATGTTAGACCTTGTTATTAGAAATGAAGATCGCCTTCCTTGTCGCCATCTCAGGTGGCGTGGAAACACAGCAAATTTGCTGTGGGCTGAAAAAGCTGCTGGCGCAAATATGGATGCGCTAGAGTTGGCTTTCGATTCAGCAATCAATAGATATAGACCAAAAGTTATTCGGGCACttcaaaaggaaagaagagcAACTTCCATAGACAGTAGTAGACTAAGCCCTCCGCAACCTGCATTGGTATCGCAGAGTTCTGATGTTTCTGATATTCTAGAATCTCCAAAATCTAGCAATATGAGTGTAAAGAGTCTTTCTTTGAATGAGTCAGGATGTAATGATCTTCATATTCTGGCAATAGACTCTGGGGTACCTCGAAGACCACCAGCTGGAAAACGTACAAATGACCAAGCAAATTACCCTAAGCTAGTTGAGCTCCTCATAAACAGTTCGGAGTACGCATCACAGCTGTTGAATGAAATAACCAGTGGAAAACTGGGGACATCGCCAGAAAATGCTGATGTAACGACTGATATACGGGAATATGAAATGACCTCAGTTGTACAATCATTCAGAAGTGGATTTCGAGCAGCACTCAGGGACTTGCAGGGATTTCATATTTTCCTTCTTACTCTTCACCAGAAACTAGATGGTCTTTTGAgaatttttctcaatattgtaaataaatctACTTGCGGTGATCTTGACAAAGAGGATCTGGTGGTTCCTGAATCACCGTCTCATGCCCACTTTCTACCTTCACCTAGCAGGGATCGGGGCTCCAGTGATAACACTTCAGATGTAAATGAGTCAGAATCACAGAGAGTAGGGCCGAGACAGCCATCTAGCGGATTTAGAGAAAGTTTAGATAGCTGTTCTCCAATATCACGCGACAATTGGCATGGAAAGTCAGGCAGGGGGAGTGGAGAGCCCTTACGTAGCTTGCGATTGACGTCAAAGCTTCGTGACTTCCACAAATTTGCAAAG ATGGATGCAGAACTAAACAAAGAATTAGAACAGTGGACTGACATGCTTAAGAATGATGCAATTAAACTGTGCCAGGAGAATAATTTCACTACCGGGTTCTTTGAAGGCAGTGATAGCAATTATATGGTTGATGCTTATGAGCTAAAG GTCAGGCTCGAGCACATTCTTGAGAGAATAGGATTAATATCTGAAGCAGCAAACACGGAAAAACCATCACCAATATCAGGCAGTCTGTTTATCG GGAAGAGTAGGAGCGCAACACTGATTCTCGCTTATCTGATGCTCAGAAA AAACTTTACTCTATCACAAGCGTGGAATGCGCTGAAACGAGCTCATCGCAGAGCCCAGCCTAATGATGGGTTTGCGAGGATTCTGTTGGACTTGGACCAAAAGTTGCACGGAAAAGTCTCAATGGAATGGCAACATCGCAGACCGATGATGAAGGTGTGTCCGATCTGTGGGAAGAACGCTGGACTGAGTAGCAGCTCTTTGAAACTTCATTTACAGAAGGTGCACAAGAAACTATCATCAGGCAGTGTCGACAGTGCCATGACAATGGAGATACAGAAGGCACTCGATGCACTCAAGATAAGTCGAGGTGGAAGTGTCAGCCCAACCCAAAGACAATCTCCCTCAATGACCGAAGAATAA
- the LOC125189108 gene encoding dual specificity protein phosphatase PHS1 isoform X4, producing MASHSNSSPPKERDGMAADDQKDETRFNYHKEEEDREIDLAGTEPETPLPLTVTSRVLYMLGDITAGPAYRFAQWLELVRKRSSKYRASGFPHRPHHTESMPLSLEEYNVDLKTSPPEQATEISLWDRLGKSDMLDIDSSSFSWNTLSSLHHTEHSSSTEQSEDEMTRPLEVTVNSGGVVFFALFNQPEHDESSPKEAAAVIKFASSRMATQSERLGYEFAKWLGVKTPQARVIHNASPEWQQIKEAAEKAKDSAVAEGDEIGEMTCSELLEALELSRCLLVMNYVHGSPLLETSNAFESREVAEKTGSALGRILMLDLVIRNEDRLPCRHLRWRGNTANLLWAEKAAGANMDALELAFDSAINRYRPKVIRALQKERRATSIDSSRLSPPQPALVSQSSDVSDILESPKSSNMSVKSLSLNESGCNDLHILAIDSGVPRRPPAGKRTNDQANYPKLVELLINSSEYASQLLNEITSGKLGTSPENADVTTDIREYEMTSVVQSFRSGFRAALRDLQGFHIFLLTLHQKLDGLLRIFLNIVNKSTCGDLDKEDLVVPESPSHAHFLPSPSRDRGSSDNTSDVNESESQRVGPRQPSSGFRESLDSCSPISRDNWHGKSGRGSGEPLRSLRLTSKLRDFHKFAKMDAELNKELEQWTDMLKNDAIKLCQENNFTTGFFEGSDSNYMVDAYELKVRLEHILERIGLISEAANTEKPSPISGSLFIGGALAARSVYTLQLLGITHILCLCSNEIGQADSQFPDLFEYKNFSGRVGAQH from the exons ATGGCTTCTCACTCCAATTCCTCACCACCAAAGGAGAGAGATGGAATGGCCGCTGATGATCAAAAGGACGAAACACGATTCAATTATCAt AAAGAGGAGGAAGACAGAGAGATTGATCTGGCAGGCACCGAGCCTGAAACCCCCTTGCCCCTTACTGTCACTTCAAGG GTACTGTATATGTTAGGGGATATTACAGCAGGTCCTGCTTATAGGTTTGCACAATGGCTTGAGCTTGTTCGCAAGCGCAGCAGTAAGTATCGGGCCTCAGGGTTTCCTCACCGGCCTCATCACACTGAGAGCATGCCCTTAAG TTTAGAAGAATATAACGTTGATTTAAAAACATCCCCACCTGAGCAAGCCACAGAAATCAGCTTGTGGGACAGACTTGGTAAATCTGACATGTTAGACATTGATTCAAGCTCCTTCTCCTGGAACACACTTTCTTCGCTTCACCATACGGAGCATAGCAGCAGTACAGAGCAGTCTGAGGATGAAATGACCAGACCACTGGAG GTCACCGTTAATTCTGGCGGAGTTGTTTTTTTCGCGCTATTTAACCAACCAGAACATGATGAGTCTTCTCCCAAGGAAGCTGCGGCAGTCATAAAATTTGCATCATCAAGGATGGCTACCCAATCGGAGAGACTTGGCTATGAATTTGCTAAGTGGCTAGGTGTCAAAACTCCACAA GCTAGGGTCATTCATAATGCCAGCCCTGAATGGCAGCAAATAAAGGAAGCTgcagaaaaagcaaaagattCTGCCGTTGCAGAAGGGGATGAAATTGGTGAAATGACTTGTTCAGAACTTCTGGAAGCTCTTGAGCTTAGTCGCTGCCTTCTGGTGATGAA TTATGTCCATGGATCTCCGTTATTGGAAACCTCAAATGCTTTTGAGTCACGAGAAGTTGCAGAAAAGACTGGATCAGCGCTTGGCAGGATTTTGATGTTAGACCTTGTTATTAGAAATGAAGATCGCCTTCCTTGTCGCCATCTCAGGTGGCGTGGAAACACAGCAAATTTGCTGTGGGCTGAAAAAGCTGCTGGCGCAAATATGGATGCGCTAGAGTTGGCTTTCGATTCAGCAATCAATAGATATAGACCAAAAGTTATTCGGGCACttcaaaaggaaagaagagcAACTTCCATAGACAGTAGTAGACTAAGCCCTCCGCAACCTGCATTGGTATCGCAGAGTTCTGATGTTTCTGATATTCTAGAATCTCCAAAATCTAGCAATATGAGTGTAAAGAGTCTTTCTTTGAATGAGTCAGGATGTAATGATCTTCATATTCTGGCAATAGACTCTGGGGTACCTCGAAGACCACCAGCTGGAAAACGTACAAATGACCAAGCAAATTACCCTAAGCTAGTTGAGCTCCTCATAAACAGTTCGGAGTACGCATCACAGCTGTTGAATGAAATAACCAGTGGAAAACTGGGGACATCGCCAGAAAATGCTGATGTAACGACTGATATACGGGAATATGAAATGACCTCAGTTGTACAATCATTCAGAAGTGGATTTCGAGCAGCACTCAGGGACTTGCAGGGATTTCATATTTTCCTTCTTACTCTTCACCAGAAACTAGATGGTCTTTTGAgaatttttctcaatattgtaaataaatctACTTGCGGTGATCTTGACAAAGAGGATCTGGTGGTTCCTGAATCACCGTCTCATGCCCACTTTCTACCTTCACCTAGCAGGGATCGGGGCTCCAGTGATAACACTTCAGATGTAAATGAGTCAGAATCACAGAGAGTAGGGCCGAGACAGCCATCTAGCGGATTTAGAGAAAGTTTAGATAGCTGTTCTCCAATATCACGCGACAATTGGCATGGAAAGTCAGGCAGGGGGAGTGGAGAGCCCTTACGTAGCTTGCGATTGACGTCAAAGCTTCGTGACTTCCACAAATTTGCAAAG ATGGATGCAGAACTAAACAAAGAATTAGAACAGTGGACTGACATGCTTAAGAATGATGCAATTAAACTGTGCCAGGAGAATAATTTCACTACCGGGTTCTTTGAAGGCAGTGATAGCAATTATATGGTTGATGCTTATGAGCTAAAG GTCAGGCTCGAGCACATTCTTGAGAGAATAGGATTAATATCTGAAGCAGCAAACACGGAAAAACCATCACCAATATCAGGCAGTCTGTTTATCGGTGGGGCACTCGCTGCTAGATCTGTGTACACTCTGCAGCTTTTGGGGAttacacatattttatgtCTGTGCTCGAATGAAATTGGACAGGCAGATTCTCAGTTTCCTGATTTATTTGAATACAAAAACTTTTCA GGAAGAGTAGGAGCGCAACACTGA
- the LOC125189108 gene encoding dual specificity protein phosphatase PHS1 isoform X3, producing the protein MLDIDSSSFSWNTLSSLHHTEHSSSTEQSEDEMTRPLEVTVNSGGVVFFALFNQPEHDESSPKEAAAVIKFASSRMATQSERLGYEFAKWLGVKTPQARVIHNASPEWQQIKEAAEKAKDSAVAEGDEIGEMTCSELLEALELSRCLLVMNYVHGSPLLETSNAFESREVAEKTGSALGRILMLDLVIRNEDRLPCRHLRWRGNTANLLWAEKAAGANMDALELAFDSAINRYRPKVIRALQKERRATSIDSSRLSPPQPALVSQSSDVSDILESPKSSNMSVKSLSLNESGCNDLHILAIDSGVPRRPPAGKRTNDQANYPKLVELLINSSEYASQLLNEITSGKLGTSPENADVTTDIREYEMTSVVQSFRSGFRAALRDLQGFHIFLLTLHQKLDGLLRIFLNIVNKSTCGDLDKEDLVVPESPSHAHFLPSPSRDRGSSDNTSDVNESESQRVGPRQPSSGFRESLDSCSPISRDNWHGKSGRGSGEPLRSLRLTSKLRDFHKFAKMDAELNKELEQWTDMLKNDAIKLCQENNFTTGFFEGSDSNYMVDAYELKVRLEHILERIGLISEAANTEKPSPISGSLFIGGALAARSVYTLQLLGITHILCLCSNEIGQADSQFPDLFEYKNFSICDHENANISDIFQEAHDFINHVEKMGGKVLVHCFEGKSRSATLILAYLMLRKNFTLSQAWNALKRAHRRAQPNDGFARILLDLDQKLHGKVSMEWQHRRPMMKVCPICGKNAGLSSSSLKLHLQKVHKKLSSGSVDSAMTMEIQKALDALKISRGGSVSPTQRQSPSMTEE; encoded by the exons ATGTTAGACATTGATTCAAGCTCCTTCTCCTGGAACACACTTTCTTCGCTTCACCATACGGAGCATAGCAGCAGTACAGAGCAGTCTGAGGATGAAATGACCAGACCACTGGAG GTCACCGTTAATTCTGGCGGAGTTGTTTTTTTCGCGCTATTTAACCAACCAGAACATGATGAGTCTTCTCCCAAGGAAGCTGCGGCAGTCATAAAATTTGCATCATCAAGGATGGCTACCCAATCGGAGAGACTTGGCTATGAATTTGCTAAGTGGCTAGGTGTCAAAACTCCACAA GCTAGGGTCATTCATAATGCCAGCCCTGAATGGCAGCAAATAAAGGAAGCTgcagaaaaagcaaaagattCTGCCGTTGCAGAAGGGGATGAAATTGGTGAAATGACTTGTTCAGAACTTCTGGAAGCTCTTGAGCTTAGTCGCTGCCTTCTGGTGATGAA TTATGTCCATGGATCTCCGTTATTGGAAACCTCAAATGCTTTTGAGTCACGAGAAGTTGCAGAAAAGACTGGATCAGCGCTTGGCAGGATTTTGATGTTAGACCTTGTTATTAGAAATGAAGATCGCCTTCCTTGTCGCCATCTCAGGTGGCGTGGAAACACAGCAAATTTGCTGTGGGCTGAAAAAGCTGCTGGCGCAAATATGGATGCGCTAGAGTTGGCTTTCGATTCAGCAATCAATAGATATAGACCAAAAGTTATTCGGGCACttcaaaaggaaagaagagcAACTTCCATAGACAGTAGTAGACTAAGCCCTCCGCAACCTGCATTGGTATCGCAGAGTTCTGATGTTTCTGATATTCTAGAATCTCCAAAATCTAGCAATATGAGTGTAAAGAGTCTTTCTTTGAATGAGTCAGGATGTAATGATCTTCATATTCTGGCAATAGACTCTGGGGTACCTCGAAGACCACCAGCTGGAAAACGTACAAATGACCAAGCAAATTACCCTAAGCTAGTTGAGCTCCTCATAAACAGTTCGGAGTACGCATCACAGCTGTTGAATGAAATAACCAGTGGAAAACTGGGGACATCGCCAGAAAATGCTGATGTAACGACTGATATACGGGAATATGAAATGACCTCAGTTGTACAATCATTCAGAAGTGGATTTCGAGCAGCACTCAGGGACTTGCAGGGATTTCATATTTTCCTTCTTACTCTTCACCAGAAACTAGATGGTCTTTTGAgaatttttctcaatattgtaaataaatctACTTGCGGTGATCTTGACAAAGAGGATCTGGTGGTTCCTGAATCACCGTCTCATGCCCACTTTCTACCTTCACCTAGCAGGGATCGGGGCTCCAGTGATAACACTTCAGATGTAAATGAGTCAGAATCACAGAGAGTAGGGCCGAGACAGCCATCTAGCGGATTTAGAGAAAGTTTAGATAGCTGTTCTCCAATATCACGCGACAATTGGCATGGAAAGTCAGGCAGGGGGAGTGGAGAGCCCTTACGTAGCTTGCGATTGACGTCAAAGCTTCGTGACTTCCACAAATTTGCAAAG ATGGATGCAGAACTAAACAAAGAATTAGAACAGTGGACTGACATGCTTAAGAATGATGCAATTAAACTGTGCCAGGAGAATAATTTCACTACCGGGTTCTTTGAAGGCAGTGATAGCAATTATATGGTTGATGCTTATGAGCTAAAG GTCAGGCTCGAGCACATTCTTGAGAGAATAGGATTAATATCTGAAGCAGCAAACACGGAAAAACCATCACCAATATCAGGCAGTCTGTTTATCGGTGGGGCACTCGCTGCTAGATCTGTGTACACTCTGCAGCTTTTGGGGAttacacatattttatgtCTGTGCTCGAATGAAATTGGACAGGCAGATTCTCAGTTTCCTGATTTATTTGAATACAAAAACTTTTCA ATATGTGATCATGAAAATGCTAACATCAGTGATATTTTCCAAGAAGCTCATGATTTCATCAATCATGTTGAGAAAATGGGTGGTAAAGTGTTGGTTCATTGCTTTGAAGGGAAGAGTAGGAGCGCAACACTGATTCTCGCTTATCTGATGCTCAGAAA AAACTTTACTCTATCACAAGCGTGGAATGCGCTGAAACGAGCTCATCGCAGAGCCCAGCCTAATGATGGGTTTGCGAGGATTCTGTTGGACTTGGACCAAAAGTTGCACGGAAAAGTCTCAATGGAATGGCAACATCGCAGACCGATGATGAAGGTGTGTCCGATCTGTGGGAAGAACGCTGGACTGAGTAGCAGCTCTTTGAAACTTCATTTACAGAAGGTGCACAAGAAACTATCATCAGGCAGTGTCGACAGTGCCATGACAATGGAGATACAGAAGGCACTCGATGCACTCAAGATAAGTCGAGGTGGAAGTGTCAGCCCAACCCAAAGACAATCTCCCTCAATGACCGAAGAATAA
- the LOC125189108 gene encoding dual specificity protein phosphatase PHS1 isoform X1 produces MASHSNSSPPKERDGMAADDQKDETRFNYHKEEEDREIDLAGTEPETPLPLTVTSRVLYMLGDITAGPAYRFAQWLELVRKRSSKYRASGFPHRPHHTESMPLSLEEYNVDLKTSPPEQATEISLWDRLGKSDMLDIDSSSFSWNTLSSLHHTEHSSSTEQSEDEMTRPLEVTVNSGGVVFFALFNQPEHDESSPKEAAAVIKFASSRMATQSERLGYEFAKWLGVKTPQARVIHNASPEWQQIKEAAEKAKDSAVAEGDEIGEMTCSELLEALELSRCLLVMNYVHGSPLLETSNAFESREVAEKTGSALGRILMLDLVIRNEDRLPCRHLRWRGNTANLLWAEKAAGANMDALELAFDSAINRYRPKVIRALQKERRATSIDSSRLSPPQPALVSQSSDVSDILESPKSSNMSVKSLSLNESGCNDLHILAIDSGVPRRPPAGKRTNDQANYPKLVELLINSSEYASQLLNEITSGKLGTSPENADVTTDIREYEMTSVVQSFRSGFRAALRDLQGFHIFLLTLHQKLDGLLRIFLNIVNKSTCGDLDKEDLVVPESPSHAHFLPSPSRDRGSSDNTSDVNESESQRVGPRQPSSGFRESLDSCSPISRDNWHGKSGRGSGEPLRSLRLTSKLRDFHKFAKMDAELNKELEQWTDMLKNDAIKLCQENNFTTGFFEGSDSNYMVDAYELKVRLEHILERIGLISEAANTEKPSPISGSLFIGGALAARSVYTLQLLGITHILCLCSNEIGQADSQFPDLFEYKNFSICDHENANISDIFQEAHDFINHVEKMGGKVLVHCFEGKSRSATLILAYLMLRKNFTLSQAWNALKRAHRRAQPNDGFARILLDLDQKLHGKVSMEWQHRRPMMKVCPICGKNAGLSSSSLKLHLQKVHKKLSSGSVDSAMTMEIQKALDALKISRGGSVSPTQRQSPSMTEE; encoded by the exons ATGGCTTCTCACTCCAATTCCTCACCACCAAAGGAGAGAGATGGAATGGCCGCTGATGATCAAAAGGACGAAACACGATTCAATTATCAt AAAGAGGAGGAAGACAGAGAGATTGATCTGGCAGGCACCGAGCCTGAAACCCCCTTGCCCCTTACTGTCACTTCAAGG GTACTGTATATGTTAGGGGATATTACAGCAGGTCCTGCTTATAGGTTTGCACAATGGCTTGAGCTTGTTCGCAAGCGCAGCAGTAAGTATCGGGCCTCAGGGTTTCCTCACCGGCCTCATCACACTGAGAGCATGCCCTTAAG TTTAGAAGAATATAACGTTGATTTAAAAACATCCCCACCTGAGCAAGCCACAGAAATCAGCTTGTGGGACAGACTTGGTAAATCTGACATGTTAGACATTGATTCAAGCTCCTTCTCCTGGAACACACTTTCTTCGCTTCACCATACGGAGCATAGCAGCAGTACAGAGCAGTCTGAGGATGAAATGACCAGACCACTGGAG GTCACCGTTAATTCTGGCGGAGTTGTTTTTTTCGCGCTATTTAACCAACCAGAACATGATGAGTCTTCTCCCAAGGAAGCTGCGGCAGTCATAAAATTTGCATCATCAAGGATGGCTACCCAATCGGAGAGACTTGGCTATGAATTTGCTAAGTGGCTAGGTGTCAAAACTCCACAA GCTAGGGTCATTCATAATGCCAGCCCTGAATGGCAGCAAATAAAGGAAGCTgcagaaaaagcaaaagattCTGCCGTTGCAGAAGGGGATGAAATTGGTGAAATGACTTGTTCAGAACTTCTGGAAGCTCTTGAGCTTAGTCGCTGCCTTCTGGTGATGAA TTATGTCCATGGATCTCCGTTATTGGAAACCTCAAATGCTTTTGAGTCACGAGAAGTTGCAGAAAAGACTGGATCAGCGCTTGGCAGGATTTTGATGTTAGACCTTGTTATTAGAAATGAAGATCGCCTTCCTTGTCGCCATCTCAGGTGGCGTGGAAACACAGCAAATTTGCTGTGGGCTGAAAAAGCTGCTGGCGCAAATATGGATGCGCTAGAGTTGGCTTTCGATTCAGCAATCAATAGATATAGACCAAAAGTTATTCGGGCACttcaaaaggaaagaagagcAACTTCCATAGACAGTAGTAGACTAAGCCCTCCGCAACCTGCATTGGTATCGCAGAGTTCTGATGTTTCTGATATTCTAGAATCTCCAAAATCTAGCAATATGAGTGTAAAGAGTCTTTCTTTGAATGAGTCAGGATGTAATGATCTTCATATTCTGGCAATAGACTCTGGGGTACCTCGAAGACCACCAGCTGGAAAACGTACAAATGACCAAGCAAATTACCCTAAGCTAGTTGAGCTCCTCATAAACAGTTCGGAGTACGCATCACAGCTGTTGAATGAAATAACCAGTGGAAAACTGGGGACATCGCCAGAAAATGCTGATGTAACGACTGATATACGGGAATATGAAATGACCTCAGTTGTACAATCATTCAGAAGTGGATTTCGAGCAGCACTCAGGGACTTGCAGGGATTTCATATTTTCCTTCTTACTCTTCACCAGAAACTAGATGGTCTTTTGAgaatttttctcaatattgtaaataaatctACTTGCGGTGATCTTGACAAAGAGGATCTGGTGGTTCCTGAATCACCGTCTCATGCCCACTTTCTACCTTCACCTAGCAGGGATCGGGGCTCCAGTGATAACACTTCAGATGTAAATGAGTCAGAATCACAGAGAGTAGGGCCGAGACAGCCATCTAGCGGATTTAGAGAAAGTTTAGATAGCTGTTCTCCAATATCACGCGACAATTGGCATGGAAAGTCAGGCAGGGGGAGTGGAGAGCCCTTACGTAGCTTGCGATTGACGTCAAAGCTTCGTGACTTCCACAAATTTGCAAAG ATGGATGCAGAACTAAACAAAGAATTAGAACAGTGGACTGACATGCTTAAGAATGATGCAATTAAACTGTGCCAGGAGAATAATTTCACTACCGGGTTCTTTGAAGGCAGTGATAGCAATTATATGGTTGATGCTTATGAGCTAAAG GTCAGGCTCGAGCACATTCTTGAGAGAATAGGATTAATATCTGAAGCAGCAAACACGGAAAAACCATCACCAATATCAGGCAGTCTGTTTATCGGTGGGGCACTCGCTGCTAGATCTGTGTACACTCTGCAGCTTTTGGGGAttacacatattttatgtCTGTGCTCGAATGAAATTGGACAGGCAGATTCTCAGTTTCCTGATTTATTTGAATACAAAAACTTTTCA ATATGTGATCATGAAAATGCTAACATCAGTGATATTTTCCAAGAAGCTCATGATTTCATCAATCATGTTGAGAAAATGGGTGGTAAAGTGTTGGTTCATTGCTTTGAAGGGAAGAGTAGGAGCGCAACACTGATTCTCGCTTATCTGATGCTCAGAAA AAACTTTACTCTATCACAAGCGTGGAATGCGCTGAAACGAGCTCATCGCAGAGCCCAGCCTAATGATGGGTTTGCGAGGATTCTGTTGGACTTGGACCAAAAGTTGCACGGAAAAGTCTCAATGGAATGGCAACATCGCAGACCGATGATGAAGGTGTGTCCGATCTGTGGGAAGAACGCTGGACTGAGTAGCAGCTCTTTGAAACTTCATTTACAGAAGGTGCACAAGAAACTATCATCAGGCAGTGTCGACAGTGCCATGACAATGGAGATACAGAAGGCACTCGATGCACTCAAGATAAGTCGAGGTGGAAGTGTCAGCCCAACCCAAAGACAATCTCCCTCAATGACCGAAGAATAA